In Astyanax mexicanus isolate ESR-SI-001 chromosome 25, AstMex3_surface, whole genome shotgun sequence, a genomic segment contains:
- the LOC103039515 gene encoding serine/threonine-protein phosphatase 4 regulatory subunit 3 isoform X2 — MSDTRRRVKVYTLNEDRQWDDRGTGHVSSTYVERLKGISLLVRAESDGSLLLESKISPNTAYQKQQDTLIVWSEAENYDLALSFQEKAGCDEIWEKICQVQGKDPSLEITQDPIDESEEERFEEMPETSHLVELPACELARLEEIADLVTSVLSSPIRREKLALALMSEGYIKKLLQLFRTCEDQDNREGLHHLYEIVRGVLFLNKATLFEVMFSDDCIMDVVGCLEYDPALVQPKRHREFLTKTAKFKEVIPITDSELRQKIHQTYRVQYIQDIILPTPSVFEENFLSTLTSFIFFNKVEIVSMLQEDEKFLTEVFAQLTDEATEEGKRRELVNFFKEFCAFSQTLQPQNRDAFFKTLANLGILPALEIIMGMDDLQVRAAATDIFSYLVEFSPSMVREFVMQEPQQADDDDVLLINLVIKQMICDSDPELGGAVQLMGLLRTLIDPENMLAPTNKTEKTEFLSFFYKYCMHVLTAPLLANTAEERKDLPEETTKVNPVCPDNFQTAQLLALILELLTFCVEHHTYHIKNYIMNKDLLRRVLVLMNSKHTFLALCALRFMRRIIGLKDEYYNRYIIKGNLFEPVINALLDNGTRYNLLNSAIIELFEFIKVEDIKSLIAHIVDNFYKALESIEYVQTFKGLKGRYEQEKDRQSRGLSRYRRDARSLEDDEEMWFNEDEDEDEAEAAVEKRVDEEFPETYGKYMGTKKGAANGNNSASNKPASSASPASPIGSSGKAAAALPSTPVVKTGLVGLVDYPDDEDEDDEEEEDEEEDMSPRKRPRLGS; from the exons ATGTCGGACACCAGGCGGCGGGTTAAAGTTTACACGCTCAACGAAGACCGACAGTGGGACGACAGAGGGACCGGGCACGTCTCCTCTACTTATGTGGAGAGACTGAAGGGAATATCGCTGCTGGTTCGGGCTGAATCCGACG gctcaCTTTTGTTGGAGTCCAAAATCAGTCCAAATACAGCATATCAAAAGCAACAA GATACACTCATCGTTTGGTCCGAAGCAGAAAATTATGATCTTGCCCTAAGTTTCCAGGAAAAGGCAGGTTGTGATGAAATCTGGGAGAAGATCTGTCAG GTGCAGGGTAAAGATCCATCCCTGGAGATCACTCAGGACCCCATCGATGAATCTGAGGAAGAACGCTTCGAGGAGATGCCAGAGACCAGCCACTTGGTGGAGCTGCCCGCCTGCGAGCTGGCTCGTCTGGAGGAAATAGCTGACCTAGTAACCTCTGTGCTCTCCTCGCCCATCCGACGGGAGAAGCTGGCGCTGGCACTCATGAGCGAAGGCTATATCAAAAAGCTCCTGCAGCTTTTTAGGACGTGCGAAGACCAGGACAACCGGGAAGGTCTGCACCATCTTTATGAAATAGTGCGTGGTGTGCTCTTCCTCAATAAGGCCACCTTGTTCGAGGTCATGTTCTCTGATGACTGCATCATGGACGTTGTTGGCTGCCTGGAGTACGACCCGGCACTGGTTCAGCCCAAGAGGCACCGGGAGTTCCTCACCAAGACAGCAAAATTTAAAGAGGTCATCCCCATCACAGACTCAGAACTTAGGCAGAAGATTCACCAGACATATCGGGTTCAGTACATACAAGATATCATCTTGCCCACGCCATCAGTCTTCGAAGAAAACTTCCTTTCCACACTCACATCATTTATCTTTTTCAACAAGGTGGAAATAGTTAGTATGCTTCAG GAGGATGAGAAGTTCTTGACGGAAGTGTTCGCTCAGCTAACAGATGAAGCAACAGAGGAGGGAAAAAGGAGAGAGCTG GTCAACTTTTTCAAAGAGTTTTGTGCTTTTTCACAAACACTGCAACCTCAAAATAGGGATGCTTTTTTCAAGACGTTAGCAAACCTAGGAATTCTCCCTGCGTTGGAAATCATTATG GGTATGGATGATCTCCAGGTGAGAGCTGCAGCCACAGATATCTTCTCATATTTGGTGGAGTTTAGTCCTTCCATGGTCCGAGAGTTTGTAATGCAGGAACCACAGCAGGCGGATGATGAT GATGTCCTACTGATAAACCTTGTGATAAAGCAAATGATCTGCGACTCAGACCCTGAGCTGGGTGGTGCAGTACAGCTCATGGGGCTGCTCCGTACCCTCATTGACCCAGAAAACATGTTGGCACCCACTAAT AAAACAGAGAAGACTGAGTTCCTCAGCTTTTTCTATAAGTACTGCATGCATGTCCTAACTGCCCCACTGCTGGCCAATACAGCGGAAGAGAGAAAGG ACTTACCTGAGGAAACCACAAAGGTTAATCCAGTGTGTCCAG ACAATTTCCAGACTGCTCAGCTGCTCGCTTTGATTCTGGAGCTGCTGACATTCTGTGTAGAGCACCATACTTACCACATAAAGAACTACATCATGAATAAAGACCTACTGCGGAGAGTGTTGGTGCTTATGAACTCCAAGCACACCTTCCTGGCACTAT GTGCCTTGCGGTTCATGAGGAGAATAATAGGACTGAAGGATGAGTATTATAACCGCTACATCATTAAAGGGAACCTATTTGAGCCAGTCATTAATGCTTTGTTGGATAATGGGACAAGATACAATCTTCTCAACTCAGCCATCATAGAACTGTTCGAGTTCATCAAAGTG GAGGACATAAAATCTCTGATTGCTCACATTGTCGACAACTTCTACAAAGCACTTGAATCTATCGAGTATGTTCAAACATTCAAAGGCCTGAAGGGCCGCTATGAGCAAGAGAAGGACAGACAGAGCCGAGGGCTTAGCAG GTACCGTCGTGATGCTCGGTCTCTGGAGGATGATGAAGAAATGTGGTTCAatgaagatgaggatgaagatgaggCAGAAGCAGCTGTTGAGAAGCGAGTCGACGAAGAATTTCCAGAAACCTACGGAAAGTACATGGGGACAAAAAAAG GAGCCGCCAACGGAAACAACAGTGCCAGCAACAAACCAGCTTCGTCTGCCTCTCCTGCCAGTCCCATTGGCTCCTCAGGAAAGGCGGCAGCAGCACTGCCCTCCACCCCTGTGGTAAAG ACTGGACTGGTTGGCCTTGTGGACTACCCAGATGACGAAGATGAAGATGACGAagaagaggaagatgaggaggaagaCATGTCTCCAAGAAAGCGACCCAGACTGGGCTCGTAA
- the LOC103039515 gene encoding serine/threonine-protein phosphatase 4 regulatory subunit 3 isoform X1: MSDTRRRVKVYTLNEDRQWDDRGTGHVSSTYVERLKGISLLVRAESDGSLLLESKISPNTAYQKQQDTLIVWSEAENYDLALSFQEKAGCDEIWEKICQVQGKDPSLEITQDPIDESEEERFEEMPETSHLVELPACELARLEEIADLVTSVLSSPIRREKLALALMSEGYIKKLLQLFRTCEDQDNREGLHHLYEIVRGVLFLNKATLFEVMFSDDCIMDVVGCLEYDPALVQPKRHREFLTKTAKFKEVIPITDSELRQKIHQTYRVQYIQDIILPTPSVFEENFLSTLTSFIFFNKVEIVSMLQEDEKFLTEVFAQLTDEATEEGKRRELVNFFKEFCAFSQTLQPQNRDAFFKTLANLGILPALEIIMGMDDLQVRAAATDIFSYLVEFSPSMVREFVMQEPQQADDDDVLLINLVIKQMICDSDPELGGAVQLMGLLRTLIDPENMLAPTNKTEKTEFLSFFYKYCMHVLTAPLLANTAEERKDLPEETTKVNPVCPDNFQTAQLLALILELLTFCVEHHTYHIKNYIMNKDLLRRVLVLMNSKHTFLALCALRFMRRIIGLKDEYYNRYIIKGNLFEPVINALLDNGTRYNLLNSAIIELFEFIKVEDIKSLIAHIVDNFYKALESIEYVQTFKGLKGRYEQEKDRQSRGLSRYRRDARSLEDDEEMWFNEDEDEDEAEAAVEKRVDEEFPETYGKYMGTKKVKECEDKENLPKRTPTASFKFTFSHSAGAANGNNSASNKPASSASPASPIGSSGKAAAALPSTPVVKTGLVGLVDYPDDEDEDDEEEEDEEEDMSPRKRPRLGS, encoded by the exons ATGTCGGACACCAGGCGGCGGGTTAAAGTTTACACGCTCAACGAAGACCGACAGTGGGACGACAGAGGGACCGGGCACGTCTCCTCTACTTATGTGGAGAGACTGAAGGGAATATCGCTGCTGGTTCGGGCTGAATCCGACG gctcaCTTTTGTTGGAGTCCAAAATCAGTCCAAATACAGCATATCAAAAGCAACAA GATACACTCATCGTTTGGTCCGAAGCAGAAAATTATGATCTTGCCCTAAGTTTCCAGGAAAAGGCAGGTTGTGATGAAATCTGGGAGAAGATCTGTCAG GTGCAGGGTAAAGATCCATCCCTGGAGATCACTCAGGACCCCATCGATGAATCTGAGGAAGAACGCTTCGAGGAGATGCCAGAGACCAGCCACTTGGTGGAGCTGCCCGCCTGCGAGCTGGCTCGTCTGGAGGAAATAGCTGACCTAGTAACCTCTGTGCTCTCCTCGCCCATCCGACGGGAGAAGCTGGCGCTGGCACTCATGAGCGAAGGCTATATCAAAAAGCTCCTGCAGCTTTTTAGGACGTGCGAAGACCAGGACAACCGGGAAGGTCTGCACCATCTTTATGAAATAGTGCGTGGTGTGCTCTTCCTCAATAAGGCCACCTTGTTCGAGGTCATGTTCTCTGATGACTGCATCATGGACGTTGTTGGCTGCCTGGAGTACGACCCGGCACTGGTTCAGCCCAAGAGGCACCGGGAGTTCCTCACCAAGACAGCAAAATTTAAAGAGGTCATCCCCATCACAGACTCAGAACTTAGGCAGAAGATTCACCAGACATATCGGGTTCAGTACATACAAGATATCATCTTGCCCACGCCATCAGTCTTCGAAGAAAACTTCCTTTCCACACTCACATCATTTATCTTTTTCAACAAGGTGGAAATAGTTAGTATGCTTCAG GAGGATGAGAAGTTCTTGACGGAAGTGTTCGCTCAGCTAACAGATGAAGCAACAGAGGAGGGAAAAAGGAGAGAGCTG GTCAACTTTTTCAAAGAGTTTTGTGCTTTTTCACAAACACTGCAACCTCAAAATAGGGATGCTTTTTTCAAGACGTTAGCAAACCTAGGAATTCTCCCTGCGTTGGAAATCATTATG GGTATGGATGATCTCCAGGTGAGAGCTGCAGCCACAGATATCTTCTCATATTTGGTGGAGTTTAGTCCTTCCATGGTCCGAGAGTTTGTAATGCAGGAACCACAGCAGGCGGATGATGAT GATGTCCTACTGATAAACCTTGTGATAAAGCAAATGATCTGCGACTCAGACCCTGAGCTGGGTGGTGCAGTACAGCTCATGGGGCTGCTCCGTACCCTCATTGACCCAGAAAACATGTTGGCACCCACTAAT AAAACAGAGAAGACTGAGTTCCTCAGCTTTTTCTATAAGTACTGCATGCATGTCCTAACTGCCCCACTGCTGGCCAATACAGCGGAAGAGAGAAAGG ACTTACCTGAGGAAACCACAAAGGTTAATCCAGTGTGTCCAG ACAATTTCCAGACTGCTCAGCTGCTCGCTTTGATTCTGGAGCTGCTGACATTCTGTGTAGAGCACCATACTTACCACATAAAGAACTACATCATGAATAAAGACCTACTGCGGAGAGTGTTGGTGCTTATGAACTCCAAGCACACCTTCCTGGCACTAT GTGCCTTGCGGTTCATGAGGAGAATAATAGGACTGAAGGATGAGTATTATAACCGCTACATCATTAAAGGGAACCTATTTGAGCCAGTCATTAATGCTTTGTTGGATAATGGGACAAGATACAATCTTCTCAACTCAGCCATCATAGAACTGTTCGAGTTCATCAAAGTG GAGGACATAAAATCTCTGATTGCTCACATTGTCGACAACTTCTACAAAGCACTTGAATCTATCGAGTATGTTCAAACATTCAAAGGCCTGAAGGGCCGCTATGAGCAAGAGAAGGACAGACAGAGCCGAGGGCTTAGCAG GTACCGTCGTGATGCTCGGTCTCTGGAGGATGATGAAGAAATGTGGTTCAatgaagatgaggatgaagatgaggCAGAAGCAGCTGTTGAGAAGCGAGTCGACGAAGAATTTCCAGAAACCTACGGAAAGTACATGGGGACAAAAAAAG TTAAAGAATGTGAGGACAAGGAGAATCTTCCAAAGCGGACGCCAACTGCCAGCTTTAAGTTTACCTTCTCTCATTCTGCAGGAGCCGCCAACGGAAACAACAGTGCCAGCAACAAACCAGCTTCGTCTGCCTCTCCTGCCAGTCCCATTGGCTCCTCAGGAAAGGCGGCAGCAGCACTGCCCTCCACCCCTGTGGTAAAG ACTGGACTGGTTGGCCTTGTGGACTACCCAGATGACGAAGATGAAGATGACGAagaagaggaagatgaggaggaagaCATGTCTCCAAGAAAGCGACCCAGACTGGGCTCGTAA